A segment of the Thermomicrobiales bacterium genome:
AAGCGACAGGAGTGTCGTCCTCAGAATCCGGGTCGTCGTCGGTTGCTACATCGAGACCGGCGGCAGCATTCAGCCGCGAAATGAGCGCCCTTGGTTCAATTCCCGCAATCCCGGCCGCCTGCTCAACAGTGATGAGCCGCGATTGCACCTTGCGTAGCGCTGGATTACGCAGCTTCTCAAAGGCCGGAGTAGTCTCAACCAGAGTGTCGAGCAGATCAGGATAGATCTTCAGGACATCGCTGATCCTCCACTGCCCAGTTACTGGCTGCCCGACTTCGAGGTCAGACTCCTTCTTCCTGGATATGAGCCGCATTACCACCACCCCAACTCCTGCTTACCCTCATCGGAGATTCGGTCCGGCGTCCATGGCGGATACCAGACCAGGTTCACTTCGACACCGTCGACACCCGGCACGCGCGATCGGACTGCCGAGTCAACCGCGTCGGTCAGCACATCGTGGAGCGGGCAGCCGGGCGTCGTCAGTGTCATCGTGACGCGGACATCGTTGTTGCTGATCTCGACTCCATAGACGAGTCCCAGGTCGACGACGTTCACGCCGAGCTCGGGGTCGTAGACCTCCTTGAGAATCGCGAGGATCATGTCCTCGTTCATGAGTGCCGATAGCATGACGACACGCTGCCTCTCATCTATGTCGTGCCTGATGAAGATGACTTGCTGTTGATCGCGGCGCTGAGCTCGGCCAGTAATGCGTGCGTTGGCTGCCCATAGATTCGGCAGGCGTCACCGATGCTCTCGAATTTCGCAAGGTCGCAACTGAAGCAAAGCATCCGCCGCCGGACGAATACCCAGGTGACCTCCGGATGGCGCGACAGCAGGTCTTCAAGGTTGGTATCGGCAGTGATGTGGTCGTCAGCCAACGTCGAAAGTCCTTCCGGAACTCTCCGTCGCTCGTCATCCTGGTTATGCCAGTTGCGGTTGCCGACGTCTTTGCGCTAGCGCAAAGAGGCGTGGTCAGGCGGAATCGCTAACTGCGTCATCGGCGATGGCAACGAGCTCATGCGTGCGCACGATGACAACGTGCTCGCGGGCTGAAATGAGGATGCCGCGTTGATCCCACGAGGCCAGAATGCGGCTGGCAGTACTGAGTGTCGTCCCACACAGGTCAGCGATCGCTTGCCGGGACAGCGTCGCGTCAATCTCGATACCCTGCTCGATGCGGCGTCCGGTACGGTTCGCCAGGCGCATGAGCATTCGTGCGATGCGTCGTTCGACGCGCTCGGTCTGCAGCTCCTGAATTCGAGATTCTGCTTCCCGGAGTCGCATACTGAGTTCCCGAATGAGGCCCGTCGCAAAAGCAGGATGCTCCTCGATCAGGCGCGAAAACTCGGTTGCGGCAAGCGCGAGCACGTCAGACCGTGCCGAAGCAATCGTCGTCGCTGGGTAGTGCGACGCGCCCCAGCCACCTGCGCCACCAAACAGCTCTCCGGGCCGGATG
Coding sequences within it:
- a CDS encoding metal-sulfur cluster assembly factor, giving the protein MLSALMNEDMILAILKEVYDPELGVNVVDLGLVYGVEISNNDVRVTMTLTTPGCPLHDVLTDAVDSAVRSRVPGVDGVEVNLVWYPPWTPDRISDEGKQELGWW
- a CDS encoding DUF1858 domain-containing protein; its protein translation is MADDHITADTNLEDLLSRHPEVTWVFVRRRMLCFSCDLAKFESIGDACRIYGQPTHALLAELSAAINSKSSSSGTT
- a CDS encoding Crp/Fnr family transcriptional regulator → MTGHQSSWDLERRADLLSWVRPFSQLDRDVLNSVASQCRVRSFQKGEIIFVEGQPAGAIYVLADGEVRVVRETDDAREVILRLIRPGELFGGAGGWGASHYPATTIASARSDVLALAATEFSRLIEEHPAFATGLIRELSMRLREAESRIQELQTERVERRIARMLMRLANRTGRRIEQGIEIDATLSRQAIADLCGTTLSTASRILASWDQRGILISAREHVVIVRTHELVAIADDAVSDSA